In Rhizorhabdus phycosphaerae, the genomic stretch GCTGGATGGCCGACTTCGGCGAATATCTGCCGGTCGACCTTCGCCTCGCGGACGGCTCAGACCCGATGGAAGCGCATAATCTGTGGCCGGTGCTGTGGGCCGAGGTGAACGCGATGGCGCTGTCTTCGCGCGGCCGCACTGGCGATGCGCTGTTCTTCATGCGTGCCGGCTTTTCGGGCGTGCAGCGCCACTGCCCGCTGCTCTGGGCCGGCGACCAGTCGGTCGACTTCACCCGCCACGACGGCATCGGGACGGTAATCGCCGGGGCCCTCTCCTCGGGCCTCGTCGGCAACGCCTACAGCCATTCCGATTGCGGCGGCTACACCTCGCTCCATGGCAACATCCGGTCGCGCGAACTGCTCGAGCGCTGGTGCGAGCTGGCGGCCTTCGCGCCGGTCATGCGCAGCCATGAGGGCAATCGCCCCGACGACAATCTGCAATATGACAGCGATGCGGAGCTGATGGCCTGCTTCGCCCGGTGGAGCCGGGTCCACGCCCATATGGCGCCCTATGTCCGCACCCTGTGCGACGAGGCTGTCGCGACCGGCCTACCTGCCCAGCGCCCGCTTTTTCTCCATCATCCCGACCAGCGCGAATTGTGGACCGTGCAGGACCAGTTCCTCTACGGTGCCGATCTGCTGGTGGCGCCGGTGATCGAGGAAGGCACCACGTCGCGCGACGTCGTCCTGCCCGGCTCTTTGCCCTGGCGGTCGGTGTGGAGCGGCGAGGATCTCGCACCGGGCCTCCACAGGGTGGACGCGCCGATCGGCCGGCCACCGGTCTTCTATCGGCCCGGCAGCGCATTTTCGGGGCTGTTCGCGGCCTTGCCGGGGGTGTTGCAGGGGTGAGTGAGAGATCGAACATCAGGGATGTCGCGGCGCGTGCGGGTGTGGCGGTCAAGACCGTCAGCCGGGTGCTGAACGACCATCCCTATGTCAGCGCAGAGACAAAGGCGCGGGTCCAGCAGGCGATGCGCGAGCTGGAATTCCGGCCCAGCACGGCCGCGCGTATCCTGTCGGGCGCCAAGTCGAACCAGATCGCGCTGATCTACGACAATCACAGCCCCTACTACATGTTCCAGATCCAGAATGGCTGCTGGTCGCGCTGCCAGGCAGACGGCATCCGCCTGCTCGCCCAGCCGGTCGATGTCGCCGCGCCTAATGTCGGCGATCAGGTGCGCGGCCTGGTCACCGAAACCCATGTCGACGGGATCATCCTGTCGTCGCCGGTCACCGACTGCGACGAGGTGCTGCGCGCGCTCGAAGCACTCGATGTACCCTTCGTCCGCATCTCACCCGGTACCAATCATGCGCTGACGAGCTCGGTCTACATGGACGACGCTCAGGCCGCCGACGACATGACCACCCATCTCGTCAATATGGGGCATCGGCGGATCGGCTTCATCAAGGGCCATCCCAACCATATGGCATCGGACGACCGCCTGTTCGGCTATCGCCGCGCACTCGACCGGGCGGGCATCTCCTACGAGCCGCAGCTCGTCGCCAATGGCGAGTTCGATTTCGACAGCGGCGTCTCCGCCGGAGCAGCCTTTCTCGACATGGCGGAGCCGCCGACCGCGATCTTCGCGTCGAACGACGATATGGCCGCAGGCGTGCTCGCGGTCGCGCACGATCGCGGTCTCGATTTGCCGGGCGATCTGTCGGTGGCCGGCTTCGACGACACCACGCTGGCGCGCACCGTCTGGCCGCCGCTCACCACCATTCATCAG encodes the following:
- a CDS encoding LacI family DNA-binding transcriptional regulator, which encodes MSERSNIRDVAARAGVAVKTVSRVLNDHPYVSAETKARVQQAMRELEFRPSTAARILSGAKSNQIALIYDNHSPYYMFQIQNGCWSRCQADGIRLLAQPVDVAAPNVGDQVRGLVTETHVDGIILSSPVTDCDEVLRALEALDVPFVRISPGTNHALTSSVYMDDAQAADDMTTHLVNMGHRRIGFIKGHPNHMASDDRLFGYRRALDRAGISYEPQLVANGEFDFDSGVSAGAAFLDMAEPPTAIFASNDDMAAGVLAVAHDRGLDLPGDLSVAGFDDTTLARTVWPPLTTIHQPMFDLAHTATEILIAGGDIAHRRLPHQLIERGSVAPPRRTCS